One region of Populus trichocarpa isolate Nisqually-1 chromosome 4, P.trichocarpa_v4.1, whole genome shotgun sequence genomic DNA includes:
- the LOC112327363 gene encoding cysteine-rich receptor-like protein kinase 15 isoform X3 has translation MFIQNIIMTRHALLAMCLLIVLLSMLFPIVLADPLLKICSTTEYGDYDQKSPFGKNVKIVLETLPSITSSTGYNSTAIGEFPDKVTGKALCRGDITSSACQTCLRDASQKLLKDCESKEAIIWYERCQIHYSFQNITSLDVYAGKYPDMESHNKSVSDPVHFYDNVRFLVDNLSNEAALNRSKLMFETGEIKFSRNETIYGLVQCTRDIREDECQKCLSSALIDLKGCCSSKQGGIIVSRNCNVRFELYKYYNTSSHLITFPTPKGRSNWKMVAIIVFIPTMVLTIVIGSSIFCLRRKRRRQRDMERSHLTLLKESASPIGFTTTEEGQLVSSEDLPFMDLNTIRAATDNFSDSNKLGQGGFGNVYKGVLTNVKEIAVKRLSIKSWQGLEEFKNEFILIEKLQHRNLVRLLGCGMEGEEKLLIYEFMPNKSLDIFIFDAERRAQLDWETYYNIISGIARGLLYLHEDSRLRIIHRDLKPSNVLLDHEMVAKISDFGMARIFGENQNKANTRRVVGTFGYMAPEYAMEGIFSVKSDVFSFGVILLEIISGKRSSGFYLTEHGQTLLAYAWRLWIEGKAMEFADPLLVERSPAEGILRCMHIGLLCVQKDPADRPTMSFVDLALASDPIALPQSQQPAFSLVKIVPADKSSSTDRSVNQMTVSSFLPR, from the exons atgttcatccaaaatataattatgaccAGGCATGCACTTTTAGCCATGTGTTTATTAATTGTACTGCTTTCAATGCTCTTTCCCATTGTTCTTGCAGaccctctactcaaaatttgtTCAACTACTGAATATGGTGACTATGATCAGAAAAGCCCATTCGGAAAGAACGTGAAGATTGTCCTTGAAACCTTGCCTTCCATCACTTCATCAACCGGCTATAACAGCACAGCTATCGGTGAATTCCCTGACAAAGTCACTGGCAAAGCACTTTGTAGGGGAGATATCACTTCGAGTGCTTGTCAGACGTGTTTGAGAGATGCAAGCCAAAAACTGTTGAAAGATTGCGAAAGTAAAGAAGCAATCATATGGTATGAACGATGCCAAATTCACTACTCGTTTCAGAATATAACTTCATTGGATGTTTATGCCGGGAAGTATCCAGACATGGAATCTCATAATAAATCCGTATCAGATCCTGTTCATTTCTATGACAATGTAAGGTTCCTCGTGGACAACCTGTCAAATGAGGCGGCGCTCAATCGTTCAAAGCTCATGTTTGAAACTGGGGAAATCAAGTTTTCAAGGAACGAAACCATATATGGCCTTGTACAGTGCACTAGAGATATCAGAGAAGATGAGTGTCAGAAATGTTTGAGCTCTGCTTTGATTGATCTCAAGGGATGTTGTTCTTCGAAGCAAGGTGGAATTATTGTTAGTAGGAATTGCAATGTAAGATTTGAGCTGTACAAATACTACAACACCTCAAGTCACTTGATAACATTCCCAACTCCTAAAG GCAGGAGTAATTGGAAGATGGTGGCAATTATTGTGTTTATACCTACAATGGTGCTTACAATAGTCATTGGATCTTCCATTTTCTGTCTGAGgcgaaaaagaagaagacaaagag ACATGGAAAGAAGTCACCTAACATTATTAAAGGAATCAGCAAGTCCAATAGGGTTCACAACGACAGAAGAAGGTCAGTTGGTAAGTTCTGAGGACCTGCCTTTCATGGACTTAAATACTATCAGAGCAGCCACAGACAACTTCTCCGACTCGAATAAGCTTGGACAAGGTGGGTTTGGCAATGTTTATAAG GGTGTGTTAACAAATGTGAAAGAAATAGCTGTTAAAAGGCTTTCAATAAAGTCATGGCAAGGTTTAGAGGAGTTCAAGAATGAATTCATTCTAATTGAAAAATTACAACACCGAAACCTGGTGAGACTGTTAGGATGTGGCATGGAAGGAGAGGAAAAGCTGCTCATATATGAGTTCATGCCTAACAAAAGCCTTGATATCTTTATCTTTG ATGCCGAAAGACGTGCACAGCTTGATTGGGAAACATATTACAACATAATTAGTGGCATTGCTAGAGGACTTCTTTATCTACATGAGGATTCTCGGCTTAGAATCATTCACCGGGATTTGAAACCTAGCAATGTTCTACTGGACCACGAAATGGTTGCCAAGATATCAGACTTTGGCATGGCTAGAATTTTCGGCGAAAACCAGAACAAAGCAAACACCAGAAGAGTAGTAGGAACATT CGGATACATGGCTCCAGAGTACGCAATGGAAGGAATATTCTCTGTGAAATCGGATGTCTTCAGCTTTGGTGTTATACTTCTTGAGATCATAAGTGGGAAAAGAAGCAGTGGTTTTTACCTCACAGAGCATGGCCAGACACTCTTAGCATAT GCATGGAGATTATGGATTGAAGGGAAGGCAATGGAGTTTGCGGATCCTTTGTTGGTGGAAAGAAGCCCAGCAGAAGGGATTTTGAGGTGCATGCATATCGGGCTGTTATGTGTGCAGAAGGATCCAGCAGACAGGCCAACAATGTCATTTGTGGATTTAGCATTGGCAAGCGACCCAATAGCTCTTCCTCAATCACAGCAGCCAGCCTTTTCTCTTGTTAAAATTGTTCCAGCTGACAAGTCTTCATCAACAGATCGTTCAGTGAATCAGATGACAGTCTCTAGTTTCTTACCGAGGTGA
- the LOC18097410 gene encoding cysteine-rich receptor-like protein kinase 10 isoform X1, translating into MGHNFLLVKKSFQILLLYFSIANLLDLAYADPPYRLCSNKSNYLDNSPFQNNLETLMASLSSNASVSKIFNTSTGIDPDRVYAQYMCLNYVTNESCRTCVAAASQDIRQLCPGDKEAVVWGDLCQLRYSNQRFLGHLDVSGNIPQYNAKNISNPEHLSLVVNKTLSSLIKKAAFDSSANMYATRDEPFTDSDSFFSLVQCSTDLSPNDCYTCLEVAIKNVTTCCYFSRGARVLSRSCYLRYELYAFYDGAAESSQSPVTGKGNESEIWIITISTVASTLLVVAILGSFFCHLAMKFRMRKCKKENTSQDGKFRGFDHPNRNDFQNQDFQRDGLNDRESAIMDLASINAATDNFSEANFLGQGGFGPVYKGILSDGKELAVKRLSASSEQGKNEFTNEVLLIMKLQHKNLVKLLGFCVDGEEKLLVYEFMPNNSLDMVLFDPRKGAQLSWRSRIHIINGIAKGTLYLHEDSRLRIIHRDLKASNILLDNNMNPKISDFGMARIMEANEGEANTVRIVGTYGYMAPEYAMEGLYSTKSDVFSFGVILLEIITGRKNSGFHKSKRAPSLLAYAWELWNNGKELEMIDPVLADSCCSDEFSRCVHIGLLCVQEDASERPTMSSVVLMLKSDNSIDLPQSQRPAIFAGRFTDHHEAKANDCSVNGLTVSDILPS; encoded by the exons ATGGGTCACAATTTCCttcttgttaaaaaaagttttcaaattcttttgctGTATTTTTCCATTGCCAACCTTCTTGATCTTGCTTATGCTGATCCTCCTTACAGACTTTGCTCGAACAAATCTAACTATTTAGATAATAGTCCATTTCAAAACAATCTCGAGACCCTCATGGCTTCTCTTTCTTCAAATGCTTCagtttcaaaaattttcaatacCTCTACTGGAATTGATCCAGACAGAGTGTATGCTCAATATATGTGCCTCAACTATGTAACAAATGAAAGCTGCCGTACCTGCGTAGCTGCAGCATCTCAAGATATCAGGCAGCTTTGTCCAGGAGATAAGGAAGCAGTTGTGTGGGGAGACCTATGTCAATTGCGGTACTCGAATCAACGATTCTTAGGCCACTTGGATGTTTCAGGAAACATTCCCCAATATAATGCAAAGAACATTTCAAATCCAGAACATCTTAGTTTAGTAGTCAATAAAACCTTGAGTAGTCTTATCAAGAAGGCAGCTTTTGATTCTTCAGCGAATATGTATGCTACTAGAGACGAACCTTTCACTGATAGTGACAGTTTTTTCTCTCTAGTACAGTGCTCTACAGACTTGTCTCCAAATGATTGTTACACATGCCTTGAGGTTGCCATAAAAAATGTTACGACTTGTTGCTATTTTTCTCGTGGAGCGAGGGTTCTCAGCCGCAGTTGCTATTTAAGGTATGAGTTATATGCTTTCTATGACGGCGCAGCTGAATCTTCTCAAAGTCCGGTGACCGGAAAAG GCAACGAAAGCGAAATATGGATAATTACCATCAGTACTGTGGCATCAACACTTTTGGTGGTAGCAATTTTAGGCTCCTTCTTCTGCCATCTTGCGATGAAATTCAGAATGCGAAAAT GTAAGAAAGAAAATACTAGTCAAGATGGTAAATTCCGTGGGTTTGATCACCCAAACCGCAATGATTTCCAGAACCAAGATTTTCAGAGAGATGGCCTTAATGATCGGGAATCCGCAATTATGGATTTGGCATCCATAAATGCAGCTACCGATAACTTTTCTGAAGCAAACTTTCTTGGGCAAGGTGGTTTTGGCCCAGTATACAAG GGTATACTGAGTGATGGAAAGGAATTAGCAGTAAAGAGACTTTCAGCTTCGTCCGAGCAAGGCAAAAACGAGTTTACAAATGAAGTTCTGCTAATCATGAAACTTCAGCACAAAAATCTTGTTAAGCTTCTCGGTTTTTGTGTTGATGGAGAGGAAAAGCTTCTGGTCTATGAATTCATGCCTAACAACAGCCTAGACATGGTCCTCTTTG ATCCGAGGAAAGGTGCTCAACTTAGTTGGAGAAGTCGTATTCATATTATAAATGGGATTGCAAAGGGAACTCTTTATCTCCATGAGGATTCTAGACTTAGAATCATCCATCGGGACCTGAAAGCTAGCAATATCTTGTTGGACAATAACATGAATCCGAAGATTTCTGACTTCGGAATGGCAAGGATCATGGAAGCTAATGAAGGCGAAGCCAATACTGTTAGGATAGTGGGAACATA TGGATACATGGCACCAGAGTATGCAATGGAGGGACTTTACTCCACCAAATCTgatgtttttagttttggagTTATTCTGTTGGAGATCATAACCGGAAGAAAGAATTCTGGATTCCACAAATCGAAACGTGCTCCTAGCCTCCTAGCTTAT GCATGGGAATTATGGAACAATGGAAAGGAACTCGAGATGATAGATCCAGTGTTGGCTGATTCATGCTGCTCTGATGAATTTTCCCGATGCGTGCACATCGGTTTATTATGCGTCCAAGAAGATGCTAGTGAAAGGCCAACCATGTCGTCCGTTGTTTTAATGCTGAAAAGTGACAACTCAATTGATCTTCCCCAATCTCAACGGCCGGCCATTTTTGCTGGGAGATTTACAGACCACCACGAGGCAAAAGCTAATGATTGTTCTGTCAATGGCTTAACAGTTTCTGATATTTTACCTAGCTGA
- the LOC112327363 gene encoding cysteine-rich receptor-like protein kinase 25 isoform X6 — MFIQNIIMTRHALLAMCLLIVLLSMLFPIVLADPLLKICSTTEYGDYDQKSPFGKNVKIVLETLPSITSSTGYNSTAIGEFPDKVTGKALCRGDITSSACQTCLRDASQKLLKDCESKEAIIWYERCQIHYSFQNITSLDVYAGKYPDMESHNKSVSDPVHFYDNVRFLVDNLSNEAALNRSKLMFETGEIKFSRNETIYGLVQCTRDIREDECQKCLSSALIDLKGCCSSKQGGIIVSRNCNVRFELYKYYNTSSHLITFPTPKGRSNWKMVAIIVFIPTMVLTIVIGSSIFCLRRKRRRQRDMERSHLTLLKESASPIGFTTTEEGQLVSSEDLPFMDLNTIRAATDNFSDSNKLGQGGFGNVYKGVLTNVKEIAVKRLSIKSWQGLEEFKNEFILIEKLQHRNLVRLLGCGMEGEEKLLIYEFMPNKSLDIFIFDAERRAQLDWETYYNIISGIARGLLYLHEDSRLRIIHRDLKPSNVLLDHEMVAKISDFGMARIFGENQNKANTRRVVGTFGYMAPEYAMEGIFSVKSDVFSFGVILLEIISGKRSSGFYLTEHGQTLLAYVRTIFSLPLNIFP, encoded by the exons atgttcatccaaaatataattatgaccAGGCATGCACTTTTAGCCATGTGTTTATTAATTGTACTGCTTTCAATGCTCTTTCCCATTGTTCTTGCAGaccctctactcaaaatttgtTCAACTACTGAATATGGTGACTATGATCAGAAAAGCCCATTCGGAAAGAACGTGAAGATTGTCCTTGAAACCTTGCCTTCCATCACTTCATCAACCGGCTATAACAGCACAGCTATCGGTGAATTCCCTGACAAAGTCACTGGCAAAGCACTTTGTAGGGGAGATATCACTTCGAGTGCTTGTCAGACGTGTTTGAGAGATGCAAGCCAAAAACTGTTGAAAGATTGCGAAAGTAAAGAAGCAATCATATGGTATGAACGATGCCAAATTCACTACTCGTTTCAGAATATAACTTCATTGGATGTTTATGCCGGGAAGTATCCAGACATGGAATCTCATAATAAATCCGTATCAGATCCTGTTCATTTCTATGACAATGTAAGGTTCCTCGTGGACAACCTGTCAAATGAGGCGGCGCTCAATCGTTCAAAGCTCATGTTTGAAACTGGGGAAATCAAGTTTTCAAGGAACGAAACCATATATGGCCTTGTACAGTGCACTAGAGATATCAGAGAAGATGAGTGTCAGAAATGTTTGAGCTCTGCTTTGATTGATCTCAAGGGATGTTGTTCTTCGAAGCAAGGTGGAATTATTGTTAGTAGGAATTGCAATGTAAGATTTGAGCTGTACAAATACTACAACACCTCAAGTCACTTGATAACATTCCCAACTCCTAAAG GCAGGAGTAATTGGAAGATGGTGGCAATTATTGTGTTTATACCTACAATGGTGCTTACAATAGTCATTGGATCTTCCATTTTCTGTCTGAGgcgaaaaagaagaagacaaagag ACATGGAAAGAAGTCACCTAACATTATTAAAGGAATCAGCAAGTCCAATAGGGTTCACAACGACAGAAGAAGGTCAGTTGGTAAGTTCTGAGGACCTGCCTTTCATGGACTTAAATACTATCAGAGCAGCCACAGACAACTTCTCCGACTCGAATAAGCTTGGACAAGGTGGGTTTGGCAATGTTTATAAG GGTGTGTTAACAAATGTGAAAGAAATAGCTGTTAAAAGGCTTTCAATAAAGTCATGGCAAGGTTTAGAGGAGTTCAAGAATGAATTCATTCTAATTGAAAAATTACAACACCGAAACCTGGTGAGACTGTTAGGATGTGGCATGGAAGGAGAGGAAAAGCTGCTCATATATGAGTTCATGCCTAACAAAAGCCTTGATATCTTTATCTTTG ATGCCGAAAGACGTGCACAGCTTGATTGGGAAACATATTACAACATAATTAGTGGCATTGCTAGAGGACTTCTTTATCTACATGAGGATTCTCGGCTTAGAATCATTCACCGGGATTTGAAACCTAGCAATGTTCTACTGGACCACGAAATGGTTGCCAAGATATCAGACTTTGGCATGGCTAGAATTTTCGGCGAAAACCAGAACAAAGCAAACACCAGAAGAGTAGTAGGAACATT CGGATACATGGCTCCAGAGTACGCAATGGAAGGAATATTCTCTGTGAAATCGGATGTCTTCAGCTTTGGTGTTATACTTCTTGAGATCATAAGTGGGAAAAGAAGCAGTGGTTTTTACCTCACAGAGCATGGCCAGACACTCTTAGCATATGTGCGTACAATATTTTCCCTACCCCTGAACATTTTCCCTTAA
- the LOC112327363 gene encoding cysteine-rich receptor-like protein kinase 25 isoform X7, producing the protein MFIQNIIMTRHALLAMCLLIVLLSMLFPIVLADPLLKICSTTEYGDYDQKSPFGKNVKIVLETLPSITSSTGYNSTAIGEFPDKVTGKALCRGDITSSACQTCLRDASQKLLKDCESKEAIIWYERCQIHYSFQNITSLDVYAGKYPDMESHNKSVSDPVHFYDNVRFLVDNLSNEAALNRSKLMFETGEIKFSRNETIYGLVQCTRDIREDECQKCLSSALIDLKGCCSSKQGGIIVSRNCNVRFELYKYYNTSSHLITFPTPKGRSNWKMVAIIVFIPTMVLTIVIGSSIFCLRRKRRRQRDMERSHLTLLKESASPIGFTTTEEGQLVSSEDLPFMDLNTIRAATDNFSDSNKLGQGGFGNVYKGVLTNVKEIAVKRLSIKSWQGLEEFKNEFILIEKLQHRNLVRLLGCGMEGEEKLLIYEFMPNKSLDIFIFDAERRAQLDWETYYNIISGIARGLLYLHEDSRLRIIHRDLKPSNVLLDHEMVAKISDFGMARIFGENQNKANTRRVVGTLVFLHVKQRIHGSRVRNGRNILSEIGCLQLWCYTS; encoded by the exons atgttcatccaaaatataattatgaccAGGCATGCACTTTTAGCCATGTGTTTATTAATTGTACTGCTTTCAATGCTCTTTCCCATTGTTCTTGCAGaccctctactcaaaatttgtTCAACTACTGAATATGGTGACTATGATCAGAAAAGCCCATTCGGAAAGAACGTGAAGATTGTCCTTGAAACCTTGCCTTCCATCACTTCATCAACCGGCTATAACAGCACAGCTATCGGTGAATTCCCTGACAAAGTCACTGGCAAAGCACTTTGTAGGGGAGATATCACTTCGAGTGCTTGTCAGACGTGTTTGAGAGATGCAAGCCAAAAACTGTTGAAAGATTGCGAAAGTAAAGAAGCAATCATATGGTATGAACGATGCCAAATTCACTACTCGTTTCAGAATATAACTTCATTGGATGTTTATGCCGGGAAGTATCCAGACATGGAATCTCATAATAAATCCGTATCAGATCCTGTTCATTTCTATGACAATGTAAGGTTCCTCGTGGACAACCTGTCAAATGAGGCGGCGCTCAATCGTTCAAAGCTCATGTTTGAAACTGGGGAAATCAAGTTTTCAAGGAACGAAACCATATATGGCCTTGTACAGTGCACTAGAGATATCAGAGAAGATGAGTGTCAGAAATGTTTGAGCTCTGCTTTGATTGATCTCAAGGGATGTTGTTCTTCGAAGCAAGGTGGAATTATTGTTAGTAGGAATTGCAATGTAAGATTTGAGCTGTACAAATACTACAACACCTCAAGTCACTTGATAACATTCCCAACTCCTAAAG GCAGGAGTAATTGGAAGATGGTGGCAATTATTGTGTTTATACCTACAATGGTGCTTACAATAGTCATTGGATCTTCCATTTTCTGTCTGAGgcgaaaaagaagaagacaaagag ACATGGAAAGAAGTCACCTAACATTATTAAAGGAATCAGCAAGTCCAATAGGGTTCACAACGACAGAAGAAGGTCAGTTGGTAAGTTCTGAGGACCTGCCTTTCATGGACTTAAATACTATCAGAGCAGCCACAGACAACTTCTCCGACTCGAATAAGCTTGGACAAGGTGGGTTTGGCAATGTTTATAAG GGTGTGTTAACAAATGTGAAAGAAATAGCTGTTAAAAGGCTTTCAATAAAGTCATGGCAAGGTTTAGAGGAGTTCAAGAATGAATTCATTCTAATTGAAAAATTACAACACCGAAACCTGGTGAGACTGTTAGGATGTGGCATGGAAGGAGAGGAAAAGCTGCTCATATATGAGTTCATGCCTAACAAAAGCCTTGATATCTTTATCTTTG ATGCCGAAAGACGTGCACAGCTTGATTGGGAAACATATTACAACATAATTAGTGGCATTGCTAGAGGACTTCTTTATCTACATGAGGATTCTCGGCTTAGAATCATTCACCGGGATTTGAAACCTAGCAATGTTCTACTGGACCACGAAATGGTTGCCAAGATATCAGACTTTGGCATGGCTAGAATTTTCGGCGAAAACCAGAACAAAGCAAACACCAGAAGAGTAGTAGGAACATT